The Vitis riparia cultivar Riparia Gloire de Montpellier isolate 1030 chromosome 10, EGFV_Vit.rip_1.0, whole genome shotgun sequence genome includes a region encoding these proteins:
- the LOC117924076 gene encoding non-specific lipid-transfer protein-like produces the protein MAEKMVWVHGLVVLALIIASPVVDAVSCGDAVSALIPCGSFLLGVGAPKPSSECCASAQSLNKLTTTTADRRAVCQCFVKSGPSFGVKPARTKLLPSLCKININIPVTPNVDCNKVQ, from the exons ATGGCTGAGAAGATGGTGTGGGTTCATGGGTTGGTGGTCCTGGCTCTGATCATTGCCAGCCCGGTGGTGGATGCGGTGTCGTGTGGTGACGCTGTCTCAGCTTTGATCCCTTGTGGATCGTTCTTGTTGGGCGTGGGTGCACCTAAGCCTAGCAGTGAGTGCTGTGCCAGTGCTCAAAGCTTGAACAAGTTAACAACTACTACTGCAGATAGGAGGGCTGTGTGTCAATGTTTTGTGAAGAGTGGCCCATCTTTTGGGGTTAAGCCTGCCAGAACCAAGCTCCTTCCTTCACTTTGCAAGATCAATATCAACATTCCTGTCACCCCCAATGTTGACTGCAACAA GGTTCAGTGA
- the LOC117923601 gene encoding tropinone reductase-like 3 yields MEKIGKRFQGKVAIVTASTQGIGFSIAERLGLEGASVVLSSRKQNNVDEAVKKLKAQGIEAMGVVCHVSNAQHRKNLIEKTVQKYGAIDVVVSNAAANPSVDPILETRESVLDKLWEINVKSSILILQEAAPHLRKGSSVVLISSIAGYQPQSSMSMYGVTKTALLGLTKALAAEMGPDTRVNCVAPGFVPTHFAEFLTKNAEIKKDIEDKTLLNRLGTTKDMAAATAFLVSDDASYITGETLVVAGGIPSRL; encoded by the exons ATGGAGAAGATCGGAAAGAGATTTCAAGGGAAGGTGGCGATCGTGACGGCGTCTACTCAGGGTATCGGCTTCAGCATTGCAGAGCGGCTGGGCTTGGAGGGCGCCTCTGTTGTACTCTCGTCTCGCAAGCAG AACAATGTAGATGAGGCAGTTAAAAAGCTCAAAGCTCAAGGAATTGAAGCGATGGGCGTGGTTTGTCATGTGTCCAATGCCCAACATAGGAAGAATCTGATTGAAAAGACGGTTCAG AAATACGGAGCAATAGATGTGGTTGTGTCCAATGCTGCTGCCAACCCATCTGTTGATCCTATTCTGGAAACACGAGAATCGGTTCTAGACAAGCTATGGGAAATCAACGTCAAATCTTCTATACTCATTCTACAG GAGGCAGCTCCTCACTTGAGAAAGGGTTCGTCGGTTGTCCTAATTTCCTCTATTGCCGGCTATCAGCCACAGTCTTCCATGTCTATGTATGGAGTGACAAAAACAGCCCTTCTTGGGCTTACCAAG GCCCTTGCAGCTGAGATGGGCCCAGACACTCGTGTAAATTGTGTTGCGCCTGGTTTTGTACCAACACACTTTGCCGAATTCCTCACGAAAAATGCTGAGATT AAGAAGGACATTGAGGATAAAACTCTACTCAACAGGCTTGGAACCACCAAGGATATGGCTGCAGCCACGGCCTTCCTGGTCTCCGACGATGCTTCTTATATCACTGGAGAGACGCTGGTAGTGGCTGGTGGAATACCTTCAAGACTCTAG
- the LOC117924075 gene encoding non-specific lipid-transfer protein P3-like isoform X1, translating to MAKKIVFSRWMLCLSVILMLAIPTSGINCGDAVSALISCESYLLGMGDPKPTLPCCNSAQALKKIVVSRPDRQSLCECFMQIAPTLGVNFRRANQLLSSCKLNLNMTITSDMDWFDRFPS from the exons ATGGCAAAGAAGATAGTGTTTTCTAGGTGGATGTTGTGTTTGTCAGTAATTCTTATGCTGGCAATTCCCACATCAGGGATAAATTGCGGTGATGCAGTGTCTGCATTAATCTCTTGTGAGTCTTACTTGCTTGGGATGGGAGATCCCAAGCCTACCTTGCCATGTTGTAATAGTGCACAGGCTCTGAAGAAGATAGTTGTAAGCAGGCCAGACCGCCAGTCTCTGTGTGAGTGTTTCATGCAGATTGCACCAACTCTTGGTGTTAATTTTAGAAGAGCTAATCAACTTCTATCATCCTGCAAGCTCAATCTGAACATGACCATTACCTCAGACATGGACT GGTTTGATCGATTCCCAAGCTAA
- the LOC117923600 gene encoding uncharacterized membrane protein At1g16860-like, whose product MGTRIPSHQLSNGLYVSGRPDQHKERQPTIGSRAVPYTGGDVKKSGELGKMFDIAVVDPSAGGPPPLKPSRHSSSSQHTSGSVRSGPNSGQLPKLSNSGPIHKKSSGPMPLQPTGLITSGPLGSSGSIGGRRSGQLEPSGSMGKAVYGSSVTSLNEEAKFGFKVSKAVMWVFLVVVAMGLLVGAFLMVAVKKAVILVAVAGILVPVIMLVLWNYAWGKRGLLGFLKRYPDAELRGAIDGQYVKVTGVVTCGSIPLESSYQRIPRCVYMSTELYEYRGWCGKSANPKHRFFSWGSRHSEKHVADFYISDFQSGLRAMVKAGYGAKVAAFVKPATVVNVTKEKRELSPSFLRWLADRNLSSDDRIMRLKEGYIKEGSTVSVMGVVRRHDNVLMIIPPAEPVSTGCQWARCLLPSYVEGLVLMCDDNQNADVVPV is encoded by the exons ATGGGTACGCGAATTCCATCTCACCAGCTCAGCAATGGCCTTTACGTGTCTGGGCGGCCGGATCAGCACAAGGAGCGGCAGCCGACGATAGGGTCACGTGCAGTGCCGTATACCGGAGGTGACGTGAAGAAATCCGGCGAGCTCGGAAAAATGTTTGATATTGCGGTCGTGGATCCATCGGCCGGCGGACCCCCACCTTTGAAGCCCTCTCGGCACTCGTCCTCGTCGCAGCACACCAGCGGATCGGTCCGATCCGGCCCAAACTCAGGGCAGCTACCGAAGCTCTCGAACTCGGGGCCGATCCATAAGAAATCGTCCGGTCCCATGCCGCTGCAGCCAACGGGACTTATAACTTCCGGTCCGCTCGGCTCCTCCGGCAGCATCGGGGGGCGGCGGTCAGGGCAGTTGGAGCCTTCAGGTTCGATGGGGAAGGCGGTGTACGGTTCTTCAGTGACGAGCTTGAACGAGGAGGCGAAGTTCGGGTTCAAGGTGTCGAAGGCGGTAATGTGGGTTTTTCTGGTGGTGGTGGCGATGGGATTGTTGGTTGGAGCGTTTTTGATGGTGGCCGTGAAGAAGGCGGTGATTTTGGTGGCCGTCGCCGGGATTTTGGTGCCGGTAATAATGCTTGTTCTGTGGAATTATGCTTGGGGGAAGAGAGGATTGTTAGGGTTTCTGAAGCGGTATCCCGATGCTGAGCTCAGAGGTGCCATTGACGGACAATATGTGAAGGTTACAGGG GTTGTCACCTGTGGCAGTATTCCACTAGAATCATCTTACCAGAGGATACCCAGATGCGTGTACATGTCCACAGAGTTATACGAATATAGAGGCTGGTGTGGAAAATCTGCAAATCCTAAACACCGTTTCTTCTCATGGGGCTCTAGACATTCAGAG AAACATGTGGCCGACTTCTACATATCAGACTTCCAATCTGGGTTAAGAGCAATGGTGAAAGCAGGCTATGGGGCCAAGGTCGCTGCATTTGTCAAACCAGCAACAGTGGTTAATGTGACAAAGGAAAAGCGAGAGTTATCTCCAAGCTTTCTTCGCTGGCTAGCTGATCGCAACCTCTCTAGTGATGATCGCATCATGCGCCTCAAAGAAGG GTATATTAAAGAAGGAAGCACTGTTAGTGTGATGGGGGTAGTCCGACGCCACGATAATGTCCTCATGATCATTCCACCAGCTGAGCCTGTTTCAACAGGTTGTCAATGGGCTCGGTGCCTCCTCCCCAGCTATGTCGAGGGTCTTGTTTTGATGTGTGACGATAATCAAAATGCAGATGTGGTTCCCGTGTAG
- the LOC117924074 gene encoding RPM1-interacting protein 4-like isoform X2 gives MAQRSHVPKFGNWDNDNVPYTAYFDNARKEKTGPTGLRINPNDPEENPEAFMFGRSEATPPHHLNPQKPPPEENNQVEGHRRRDSHRRSTSDHQQRSGGTSRSINSESGSEKSNLDYSHLRKKSQLSDGGSSSLSPSVPGPSHARLKSIGTPPSDDHAHRVASVPKFGAWDETDPTSGEGFTVIFNKVKQERQVAATTLPRAPPPQSAYSNSHKKHQNSSSGSKICCCFSAGRD, from the exons ATGGCT CAAAGATCCCATGTTCCAAAGTTCGGAAACTGGGACAATGACAATGTCCCATACACAGCCTACTTCGACAATGCCCGCAAAGAGAAAACCGGTCCTACTGGATTGAGGATAAACCCTAACGATCCTGAGGAGAATCCAGAAGCCTTTATGTTTGGGAGGAGTGAAGCCACTCCTCCCCATCATCTCAATCCACAGAAGCCCCCCCCAGAAGAAAACAACCAGGTAGAGGGGCACAGGAGGCGGGATTCTCACCGGAGAAGCACTTCTGATCATCAGCAGAGGAGTGGGGGTACTAGTAGGAGCATCAACTCTGAATCTGGCAGCGAGAAAAGCAACTTGGATTACTCCCATCTCCGGAAGAAGAGTCAGCTCAGTGATGGTGGTAGTAGTAGCCTCTCTCCCTCGGTCCCAGGACCTTCGCATGCTAGACTGAAAAGCATCGGAACTCCTCCGTCTGATGATCAT GCTCACAGAGTGGCATCAGTGCCCAAATTTGGTGCTTGGGATGAAACGGACCCTACTTCAGGGGAAGGTTTTACTGTGATTTTCAACAAGGTCAAACAGGAAAGACAAGTTGCAGCTACCACGCTTCCAAGAGCGCCCCCACCACAAAGTGCTTATTCAAACAGCCACAAAAAGCATCAAAATTCTTCCTCTGGATCAAAG ATATGTTGCTGCTTCTCGGCGGGGAGGGACTGA
- the LOC117923602 gene encoding LOW QUALITY PROTEIN: EH domain-containing protein 1-like (The sequence of the model RefSeq protein was modified relative to this genomic sequence to represent the inferred CDS: inserted 1 base in 1 codon) produces the protein MEIASVPISSCSKHNQKIYQEWFNYADSDNDGRITGNDATKFFAMSNLSRSELKQVWAIADSKRQGFLGFREFITAMQLVSLAQAGNEITSDILKTTVDLENLEPPSMEGLNALLAVKNKVSTNNGELELNGDSRPQPSPSAPWFTSKSVKKAPLNSVTSIIDGLKRLYNEKLKPLEVTYRYNDFVSPLLTHSDFDAKPMVMLLGQYSTGKTTFIKHLLGCNFPGAHIGPEPTTDRFVVVMSGPDERSIPGNTIAVNAEMPFNGLTTFGGAFLSKFECSQIPHSLLEHITFVDTPGVLSGEKQRTQRSYDFTGVISWFAAKCDLILLLFDPHKLDISDEFKRVIASLRGNDDKIRVVLNKADQVDTQQLMRVYGALMWSLGKVLNTPEVVRVYIGSFNDKPVNEAAVGPIGKDLFEKEQDDLLADLIDIPKKACDRRINEFVKRARAAKIXAYIISHLKKEMPAMMGKAKAQQRLTDNLEDEFAKIQREFHLPAGDFPNVEHFREVLNGYSIDKFEKLKPKMIQAVDDMLGYDIPELLKNFRNPYE, from the exons ATGGAGATAGCATCCGTTCCGATCAGTTCGTGTTCCAAACACAACCAAAAGATCTACCAAGAATGGTTCAACTACGCCGATTCAG ATAACGATGGACGCATTACTGGAAATGATGCCACAAAGTTCTTCGCAATGTCCAACCTTTCCCGTTCGGAACTCAAACAG GTTTGGGCTATTGCAGATTCCAAACGACAAGGATTTCTTGGTTTCAGGGAGTTCATCACTGCAATGCAG CTGGTTTCTCTGGCGCAAGCAGGAAATGAGATTACTTCGGACATCCTTAAAACTACAG TGGATTTGGAGAATTTAGAACCTCCATCAATGGAAGGTTTGAATGCCTTACTAGCTgtaa AAAATAAGGTCTCAACAAATAATGGCGAGCTTGAATTAAATG GAGATTCTAGGCCACAGCCATCACCATCAGCTCCTTGGTTCACCTCAAAATCTGTAAAGAAA GCACCTCTTAATTCCGTTACATCAATAATAGATGGCTTGAAGAGACTATACAATGAAAAGTTAAAGCCATTGGAAGTCACCTACCGCTATAATGATTTTGTTTCTCCCTTATTG aCACATAGTGACTTTGATGCCAAACCCATGGTTATGCTTTTGGGTCAGTATTCAACTGGGAAAACTACATTCATAAAACATTTACTCGGATGTAATTTCCCAG GAGCTCACATTGGACCAGAGCCTACAACCGATCGTTTTGTTGTTGTCATG TCTGGACCTGATGAAAGGAGCATTCCTGGAAATACCATTGCAGTTAATGCAGAGATGCCATTCAATGGACTGACAACTTTTGGAGgggcatttttatcaaaatttgagtGTTCCCAGATACCACATTCT CTTCTAGAACACATCACCTTTGTGGACACTCCAGGGGTCCTATctggagaaaagcaaagaacaCAAAGAAGCTATGATTTCACTGGTGTAATATCTTGGTTTGCAGCAAAATGTGatctcattcttcttctttttgatCCCCACAAACTTGATATCAGTGATGAATTTAAGCGTGTGATTGCATCTCTACGTGGTAATGATGACAAGATACGTGTAGTTTTGAACAAAGCTGATCAAGTCGATACACAACAA CTAATGAGGGTCTATGGTGCATTGATGTGGTCACTTGGGAAAGTTTTGAATACTCCCGAGGTTGTGCGAGTTTATATTGG TTCATTCAATGACAAGCCTGTGAATGAAGCAGCCGTGGGTCCAATAGGGAAGGATCTTTTTGAGAAAGAGCAGGATGATCTTCTTGCAGACTTGATAGATATTCCAAAAAAAGCTTGTGATCGTCGG ATCAATGAATTTGTAAAACGAGCTAGAGCTGCCAAGA ATGCCTATATAATCAGTCACCTCAAAAAGGAGATGCCTGCAATGATGGGCAAAGCTAAAGCACAACAGCGACTAACCGATAATCTTGAAGATGAATTTGCAAAG atccAAAGGGAGTTTCATCTTCCAGCTGGTGACTTCCCAAATGTGGAGCACTTTAGGGAGGTTCTGAACGGCTACAGCATCGATAAATTTGAGAAGCTGAAGCCTAAAATGATACaagctgtggatgacatgcttGGCTATGATATTCCGGAGCTCCTGAAGAATTTCAGAAACCCGTATGAATAA
- the LOC117924075 gene encoding non-specific lipid-transfer protein P3-like isoform X2 — MAKKIVFSRWMLCLSVILMLAIPTSGINCGDAVSALISCESYLLGMGDPKPTLPCCNSAQALKKIVVSRPDRQSLCECFMQIAPTLGVNFRRANQLLSSCKLNLNMTITSDMDCKKV; from the exons ATGGCAAAGAAGATAGTGTTTTCTAGGTGGATGTTGTGTTTGTCAGTAATTCTTATGCTGGCAATTCCCACATCAGGGATAAATTGCGGTGATGCAGTGTCTGCATTAATCTCTTGTGAGTCTTACTTGCTTGGGATGGGAGATCCCAAGCCTACCTTGCCATGTTGTAATAGTGCACAGGCTCTGAAGAAGATAGTTGTAAGCAGGCCAGACCGCCAGTCTCTGTGTGAGTGTTTCATGCAGATTGCACCAACTCTTGGTGTTAATTTTAGAAGAGCTAATCAACTTCTATCATCCTGCAAGCTCAATCTGAACATGACCATTACCTCAGACATGGACTGTAAGAA GGTTTGA
- the LOC117924074 gene encoding RPM1-interacting protein 4-like isoform X1: MSWLQQRSHVPKFGNWDNDNVPYTAYFDNARKEKTGPTGLRINPNDPEENPEAFMFGRSEATPPHHLNPQKPPPEENNQVEGHRRRDSHRRSTSDHQQRSGGTSRSINSESGSEKSNLDYSHLRKKSQLSDGGSSSLSPSVPGPSHARLKSIGTPPSDDHAHRVASVPKFGAWDETDPTSGEGFTVIFNKVKQERQVAATTLPRAPPPQSAYSNSHKKHQNSSSGSKICCCFSAGRD, from the exons ATGAGTTGGTTGCAGCAAAGATCCCATGTTCCAAAGTTCGGAAACTGGGACAATGACAATGTCCCATACACAGCCTACTTCGACAATGCCCGCAAAGAGAAAACCGGTCCTACTGGATTGAGGATAAACCCTAACGATCCTGAGGAGAATCCAGAAGCCTTTATGTTTGGGAGGAGTGAAGCCACTCCTCCCCATCATCTCAATCCACAGAAGCCCCCCCCAGAAGAAAACAACCAGGTAGAGGGGCACAGGAGGCGGGATTCTCACCGGAGAAGCACTTCTGATCATCAGCAGAGGAGTGGGGGTACTAGTAGGAGCATCAACTCTGAATCTGGCAGCGAGAAAAGCAACTTGGATTACTCCCATCTCCGGAAGAAGAGTCAGCTCAGTGATGGTGGTAGTAGTAGCCTCTCTCCCTCGGTCCCAGGACCTTCGCATGCTAGACTGAAAAGCATCGGAACTCCTCCGTCTGATGATCAT GCTCACAGAGTGGCATCAGTGCCCAAATTTGGTGCTTGGGATGAAACGGACCCTACTTCAGGGGAAGGTTTTACTGTGATTTTCAACAAGGTCAAACAGGAAAGACAAGTTGCAGCTACCACGCTTCCAAGAGCGCCCCCACCACAAAGTGCTTATTCAAACAGCCACAAAAAGCATCAAAATTCTTCCTCTGGATCAAAG ATATGTTGCTGCTTCTCGGCGGGGAGGGACTGA